A single region of the Streptomyces caelestis genome encodes:
- a CDS encoding 3-oxoacyl-ACP synthase III family protein, with translation MLPHSTGILSTGSYLPKQEVSNAEVAERVGVETEWIERKTQIRSRRYAAPDEATSDLAARAAAEALDLAGVAAEDVDYLIVSTSTGDSPQPPTACLVQDLLGAGRAACFDINVVCSGFVYALALARALVAQRPESLALVVAADLYSRCLDFSDRRTAVLLGDAAGAALVGRTGDGYEFVDFELASRGDAQRLIRVDAGGSRLPASAETLARGDHLFRMDGRGVRDFVMENFPPFARRLADRTGIPLSEVRHFVPHQPNGVLLSQLVEASGLAHAHTHRTLERYGNTGSASVAVTLDDAARAGHLRPGDLVMLGSFGGGMSMAAAYLRWGAAA, from the coding sequence ATGCTTCCCCACTCCACAGGAATCCTGAGCACGGGTTCGTATCTTCCGAAGCAGGAGGTGAGCAACGCCGAGGTCGCCGAACGCGTCGGAGTGGAAACCGAATGGATCGAGCGCAAGACACAGATCCGGAGCCGGCGCTACGCGGCACCCGACGAGGCGACGTCCGACCTGGCCGCCCGCGCTGCTGCCGAGGCACTGGATCTCGCCGGCGTGGCGGCCGAGGACGTGGACTATCTGATCGTCTCCACCTCGACGGGGGACTCGCCGCAGCCCCCCACCGCCTGCCTGGTACAGGACCTCCTGGGCGCCGGTCGTGCCGCCTGCTTCGACATCAACGTGGTGTGCAGCGGCTTCGTCTACGCCCTCGCGCTCGCCCGTGCCCTGGTCGCCCAGCGGCCGGAGAGCCTTGCCCTCGTGGTCGCCGCCGATCTGTACTCCCGGTGTCTGGACTTCTCCGACCGCCGCACGGCGGTGCTGCTCGGCGACGCCGCCGGGGCCGCGCTCGTCGGCCGGACGGGGGACGGGTACGAGTTCGTCGACTTCGAACTCGCCAGCCGTGGTGATGCCCAGCGGCTGATCCGGGTCGACGCGGGCGGCAGTCGGCTCCCGGCGTCCGCCGAGACCCTCGCCCGTGGTGACCACCTCTTCCGCATGGACGGGCGGGGTGTGCGGGACTTCGTGATGGAGAACTTTCCGCCCTTCGCCCGGCGCCTGGCCGACAGGACGGGCATTCCGCTCAGCGAGGTGCGGCACTTCGTTCCGCACCAGCCCAACGGCGTGCTGCTCTCCCAACTCGTCGAGGCCAGCGGCCTGGCCCACGCACACACCCACCGCACGCTGGAGCGCTACGGGAACACCGGGAGCGCCTCGGTCGCGGTCACGCTGGACGACGCGGCCCGCGCGGGACACCTGCGCCCCGGGGACCTGGTCATGCTGGGCAGCTTCGGCGGTGGCATGTCGATGGCGGCCGCCTATCTGCGCTGGGGGGCCGCCGCATGA
- the ccrA gene encoding crotonyl-CoA carboxylase/reductase: protein MSSLTEAVLAGAGPKELQREKVPDEYLAAHLRKEDAGIFTGVEDKDVRKSLRVGMVPMPELAPDEVLVAVMASSVNYNSVWSAMFEPIPTFTFLERYGREGGHAARHDQPYHVLGSDAAGVIVRVGSGTRRWRVGDHVVVSCMQVDDQEPVTHADGVLGSGQRAWGFETNFGGLAHYTVVRASQLLPKPAHLTWEEAAANLLTAGTAYRMLISDRGARIKLGDVVLIWGAAGGLGAYAVQLVKNAGGIPVGVVGSEEKARLVRALGCDVVVNRAEIGIGGDTTPEDAITLGRQLGRIIRRETGEDPHVVFDFVGRATFGISVFVVRRGGTVVTCGSSTGYQHQYDNRYLWMHLKRIVGSHAANLQEMGECNRLFTLGKLVPLLSDVYPLEEIGAAVRLVQQNRHVGKVGVLCLAPREGLGVTDPELRARIGEKRLNPLRSPARSSACNRSPA from the coding sequence ATGTCGTCCCTGACCGAGGCGGTACTGGCCGGCGCGGGCCCGAAAGAGCTGCAACGGGAGAAGGTTCCGGACGAATACCTTGCCGCCCACCTTCGCAAGGAAGACGCGGGCATCTTCACGGGGGTGGAGGACAAGGACGTCCGGAAGTCGCTTCGCGTGGGCATGGTGCCCATGCCGGAACTGGCCCCGGACGAAGTGCTGGTGGCCGTGATGGCCAGTTCCGTCAACTACAACAGCGTCTGGTCGGCCATGTTCGAGCCGATACCGACCTTCACCTTCCTGGAACGCTACGGCAGGGAGGGAGGCCACGCCGCCCGGCACGACCAGCCCTACCACGTCCTCGGGTCCGACGCCGCCGGCGTCATCGTCCGCGTGGGCTCCGGCACACGCAGGTGGCGGGTGGGCGACCACGTTGTGGTCTCCTGCATGCAGGTCGACGACCAGGAACCGGTGACACACGCCGACGGCGTGCTCGGCAGCGGGCAGCGTGCCTGGGGCTTCGAGACCAACTTCGGCGGGCTGGCGCACTACACGGTGGTCCGGGCGAGCCAGCTCCTGCCCAAGCCGGCCCATCTGACGTGGGAGGAGGCGGCCGCCAACCTGCTGACAGCCGGGACCGCCTACCGGATGCTGATCAGCGACCGGGGGGCCCGGATCAAGCTCGGCGACGTCGTCCTGATCTGGGGAGCGGCCGGCGGCCTCGGCGCCTACGCCGTCCAACTGGTCAAGAACGCGGGCGGTATCCCGGTCGGCGTGGTCGGCTCGGAGGAGAAGGCACGGCTGGTGCGGGCCCTCGGCTGCGACGTGGTGGTCAACCGTGCGGAGATCGGCATCGGCGGCGACACGACGCCCGAGGACGCGATCACCCTGGGCAGGCAACTGGGCAGGATCATCCGCAGGGAGACCGGCGAGGATCCCCATGTGGTCTTCGATTTCGTCGGCAGGGCGACCTTCGGGATCTCGGTGTTCGTGGTCCGCCGCGGGGGCACGGTCGTCACCTGCGGATCCAGCACCGGCTATCAGCACCAGTACGACAACCGCTACCTGTGGATGCACCTGAAGCGCATTGTGGGCAGCCATGCCGCGAACCTGCAGGAGATGGGGGAGTGCAACCGGCTGTTCACCCTCGGGAAACTGGTTCCGCTGCTGTCCGACGTCTATCCGCTCGAGGAGATCGGTGCGGCGGTACGCCTGGTGCAGCAGAACCGCCACGTCGGAAAGGTCGGAGTGCTCTGCCTGGCACCCCGCGAAGGACTGGGCGTCACCGATCCCGAACTGCGCGCGAGGATCGGGGAGAAGCGGCTCAACCCGTTGCGGAGCCCTGCCCGGAGTTCCGCCTGCAACCGGAGTCCGGCCTGA
- a CDS encoding RNA polymerase sigma factor, translated as MPHQQHRPEALGVASLSGADEHTFAPATGRVRPLRAARRTHESPMSSTRTSTTPETGAEPRGTGVIALRDRHIPEVSALLPRAQAGDRQAMNDLLQHVAPLVVRLCQRVTRRHGLDAAQEAMLAIYRGVRGLREPNAFYAWARAIAVREAVRTQRRLGDFAAEDLPDLAQDTNPMAAVHINDVLDRLPDHHREVLTLRAVYGLDEQEMATALALPLGTVRSRLHRARRSFHDAWHQQSA; from the coding sequence ATGCCCCACCAGCAGCATCGGCCCGAGGCCCTCGGGGTCGCCTCGCTCAGCGGTGCCGACGAGCACACCTTCGCTCCGGCCACGGGCCGCGTCCGGCCGCTCCGGGCAGCCCGCCGCACTCATGAGAGCCCCATGTCCAGCACCCGTACGTCAACCACGCCCGAGACCGGCGCCGAGCCTCGCGGCACCGGCGTCATCGCCCTCCGCGACCGCCACATCCCGGAGGTGAGCGCCCTGCTTCCCCGCGCTCAGGCCGGCGACCGTCAGGCGATGAACGACCTGTTGCAGCACGTCGCCCCGCTGGTCGTACGGCTGTGCCAGCGGGTCACCCGGCGGCACGGCCTGGATGCCGCCCAGGAGGCCATGCTCGCGATCTACCGCGGCGTCCGCGGTCTGCGCGAGCCCAATGCCTTCTACGCCTGGGCCCGCGCGATAGCGGTACGGGAAGCCGTCCGCACCCAGCGGCGCCTGGGCGACTTCGCAGCCGAGGATCTGCCTGACCTGGCGCAGGACACCAATCCCATGGCAGCCGTCCACATCAACGACGTCTTGGACCGGCTGCCGGACCACCATCGTGAGGTACTCACCCTCCGCGCGGTCTACGGCCTGGACGAGCAGGAGATGGCAACGGCGCTCGCCCTGCCGCTCGGGACGGTCCGCTCCCGGTTGCACCGCGCCCGGCGAAGCTTCCACGACGCCTGGCACCAGCAGTCCGCCTGA
- the kynU gene encoding kynureninase, whose translation MTVSAETAPALAELRARALALDTADPLAAQRERFVLPDGIVYLDGNSLGALPAAVPGVLADVVHRQWGAGLIGSWNEHQWWQAPLRVGDAIGRLLGAAPGQTVAGDSTTVQLFNGLTAAARLRPGRRLLLTDPGHFPTDQYIADSVARLLGLEVRRVAVDALPRWLAEQGREVAVAGYSPVDYRTGELHDMAAITRAVQEAGGLMLWDLCHAAGALPVRLDELGADLAVGCGYKFLSGGPGAPAFIYLARRHQAAFDQPLTGWNGHADPFGLSGDYTPAPGVERARIGTPPILSLLALEAALTAFDGIGMEQIRAKSLSLTGFFMDCADALLDGLGFTVVTPREPHRRGSQVALRHPDAYPLVRALAARGVIGDMRAPDLLRFGVNALYGSHRDMLTAVRHLREAVTHGEHRDPCFRQRAAVT comes from the coding sequence GTGACCGTCTCCGCCGAAACCGCGCCCGCCCTCGCGGAACTGCGGGCACGGGCGTTGGCACTCGACACCGCGGACCCGCTTGCGGCCCAGCGGGAACGCTTCGTCCTGCCGGACGGAATCGTCTATCTGGACGGCAACTCGCTCGGAGCCCTGCCGGCCGCGGTGCCGGGAGTGCTCGCGGATGTCGTCCACCGGCAGTGGGGTGCCGGCCTGATCGGGTCGTGGAACGAGCATCAGTGGTGGCAGGCGCCACTGCGGGTGGGGGACGCGATCGGACGGCTGCTCGGCGCGGCGCCCGGGCAGACCGTGGCGGGCGATTCCACCACCGTGCAGCTGTTCAACGGCCTGACCGCGGCAGCCCGGCTGCGTCCCGGGCGACGGCTGCTGCTGACCGATCCGGGACACTTCCCCACCGACCAGTACATCGCCGACTCGGTGGCCCGGCTGCTCGGCCTGGAGGTCCGCCGGGTCGCGGTGGACGCCCTGCCGCGGTGGCTGGCCGAACAGGGGCGCGAGGTGGCGGTGGCCGGCTACTCCCCGGTCGACTACCGCACCGGTGAGCTGCACGACATGGCCGCGATCACCCGTGCCGTACAGGAGGCCGGGGGACTGATGTTGTGGGATCTGTGCCACGCTGCAGGCGCGCTGCCCGTCCGGCTGGACGAGCTGGGTGCCGACCTGGCGGTGGGCTGCGGTTACAAGTTCCTTTCCGGCGGACCGGGTGCCCCGGCCTTCATCTACCTCGCCCGGCGTCACCAGGCCGCGTTCGACCAGCCGCTGACCGGCTGGAACGGGCACGCGGACCCCTTCGGACTGAGCGGTGACTACACCCCCGCCCCGGGAGTGGAGCGGGCCCGGATCGGCACGCCGCCGATCCTCTCCCTGCTCGCGCTGGAAGCGGCCCTCACCGCCTTCGACGGGATCGGCATGGAGCAGATACGGGCCAAGAGCCTGTCGCTGACCGGGTTCTTCATGGACTGCGCCGACGCCCTGCTGGACGGTCTCGGCTTCACCGTGGTCACCCCACGGGAACCGCACCGGCGCGGCAGTCAGGTGGCTCTGCGGCACCCGGACGCGTATCCGCTGGTACGCGCGCTCGCCGCCCGCGGTGTCATCGGCGACATGCGGGCTCCGGACCTGCTGCGGTTCGGCGTCAACGCCCTGTACGGCTCCCACCGCGACATGCTGACGGCTGTACGGCACCTGCGGGAGGCCGTGACCCACGGGGAGCACCGGGACCCGTGTTTCCGGCAGCGCGCCGCCGTCACCTGA
- a CDS encoding alpha/beta hydrolase family protein — protein MSRQISEAAAEEERRVLGLKPVLAPVHRSYGEHPSQVYDLWPAEDPDAPLVILLHGGYWRYNRMHLTPFAAYLAANGFTTVLPEFRRSGGDGGYPGTFDDVALAVDTIPAGRTYVLAGHCSGGHLALWAAARGLLPAESPWYTTDLPTAVLALAPVTDLAGAIREDLSNSAALELLGGADHAESRLPVTDPLTLLREKGSTGVPTVVLHGAADEEVPLEQFGDYMAVHPEAELVVLPETGHYTLIEPGSPASRAEIDVFARLSRHEKG, from the coding sequence GTGTCTAGGCAGATCTCCGAAGCCGCCGCCGAGGAAGAGCGCCGGGTGCTGGGCCTGAAGCCCGTGCTCGCGCCGGTCCACCGCTCCTACGGCGAACACCCCAGCCAGGTCTACGACCTGTGGCCGGCCGAGGACCCGGACGCCCCGCTGGTCATCCTGCTGCACGGTGGCTACTGGCGGTACAACCGGATGCATCTGACGCCCTTCGCCGCGTACCTGGCGGCGAACGGGTTCACCACCGTGCTGCCCGAGTTCCGGCGATCCGGCGGCGACGGCGGCTATCCGGGCACGTTCGACGACGTCGCCCTGGCGGTGGACACCATTCCGGCCGGCCGCACCTACGTGCTGGCCGGCCACTGCTCCGGCGGCCACCTCGCCCTGTGGGCTGCCGCACGCGGGCTGCTGCCCGCGGAGTCGCCGTGGTACACCACCGACCTGCCGACCGCGGTGCTCGCGCTGGCTCCCGTCACCGATCTCGCCGGGGCGATCCGGGAGGACCTCAGCAACAGCGCGGCGCTGGAACTGCTGGGCGGCGCCGACCACGCCGAGTCCCGGCTTCCGGTCACCGATCCGCTCACCCTGCTGCGGGAGAAGGGCTCGACCGGCGTGCCGACGGTGGTCCTGCACGGCGCCGCCGACGAGGAGGTGCCGTTGGAGCAGTTCGGCGACTACATGGCGGTGCACCCGGAGGCCGAGCTGGTCGTCCTGCCGGAGACCGGCCACTACACCCTCATCGAGCCCGGCTCGCCTGCCTCCCGCGCGGAGATCGACGTCTTCGCCCGGCTGTCACGCCACGAGAAGGGGTGA
- a CDS encoding tryptophan 2,3-dioxygenase → MTDTTSVPRDPGTDDPLVTFHGKTPYDDYVHASLLSSLQQPLTNDPHEMAFLVTTQVMELWFTLVVHEWQAARDALVKDDHERAMDALRRSISAHHALNDSFRPIARMTPVQFNGFREAFGAASGFQSAKYRQMEFLLGDKSRSLMNPQRADARAYAGLEELLNQPSLYDETLAYLHRRGLPVPEQVLERDMTTPYEADPDVEEAWRRVYAGPQNDPLLGLGEALTDIAELVIRWRGDHLLAARRAMGAKTGSGGSSGVAWLEKRAARPVFPELWTVRGRV, encoded by the coding sequence ATGACCGACACCACGTCAGTGCCCCGCGACCCGGGGACGGACGATCCGCTGGTGACCTTCCACGGAAAGACCCCCTACGACGACTACGTCCACGCCTCGTTGCTGTCCTCCCTGCAGCAGCCCCTGACCAACGACCCGCACGAGATGGCGTTCCTGGTCACGACCCAGGTGATGGAGCTGTGGTTCACCCTGGTCGTCCACGAGTGGCAGGCCGCCCGGGACGCGCTGGTCAAGGACGACCACGAGCGCGCCATGGACGCCCTGCGCCGCAGCATCAGCGCTCATCACGCCCTCAACGACTCCTTCCGGCCGATCGCGAGGATGACCCCGGTCCAGTTCAACGGATTCCGTGAGGCGTTCGGCGCGGCGTCCGGCTTCCAGTCGGCGAAGTACCGGCAGATGGAGTTCCTGCTCGGCGACAAGTCCCGTTCGCTGATGAACCCGCAGCGGGCGGATGCGCGGGCATACGCCGGGCTGGAGGAGCTGCTGAACCAGCCGTCGCTGTACGACGAGACGCTGGCCTACCTGCACCGCCGCGGTCTGCCCGTTCCGGAGCAGGTACTGGAACGCGACATGACCACGCCGTACGAGGCCGACCCGGACGTCGAGGAGGCCTGGCGGCGGGTCTACGCCGGCCCGCAGAACGATCCTCTGCTGGGCCTGGGAGAGGCGCTGACCGACATCGCCGAGCTCGTCATCCGCTGGCGCGGCGACCATCTGCTCGCCGCCCGCCGGGCGATGGGCGCCAAGACGGGCAGCGGCGGCTCCTCGGGCGTCGCCTGGCTGGAGAAACGAGCCGCCCGTCCCGTGTTCCCCGAGCTCTGGACGGTGCGCGGTCGTGTCTAG
- a CDS encoding 2Fe-2S iron-sulfur cluster-binding protein, translated as MTTTEQDTAAPTGRATGWHRLRVAQVRPLTDDAVALTLDLPDRLAGTFAHRPGQHVTVRHALNGSEIRRSYSICPPPSEPRALRLVVKRLGPGGFADYATTVLTAGDVLDVAPATGGFGLVAQPAAHHVMVAAGSGITPLLSMATAALRDDPQCRVSLIYANRTARSVLLADELADLKDAYVDRFLPLYVLTRETREAEMLSGHIDTTRLPGLLRAVGAEPDGHAYFYLCGPWGMVTSVREALTRWGADPARIRFELFTLASQDPPPPAAELPGGTVQITASLGGRTTVAVMAEQDRTVLDALLRVRPDTPYSCREGLCGSCRARVTHGTVTTGRQYVLGPPELAAGYTLACRARPESEEVGLDFDL; from the coding sequence ATGACGACGACCGAGCAGGACACGGCGGCGCCCACCGGGCGGGCGACCGGATGGCACCGGCTGCGTGTGGCGCAGGTGCGGCCGCTCACCGACGACGCGGTGGCCCTCACTCTCGACCTCCCGGACCGGCTGGCCGGCACCTTCGCCCACCGGCCCGGTCAGCACGTGACCGTCCGGCACGCCCTGAACGGCAGCGAGATCCGCCGCAGTTACTCGATCTGCCCGCCACCCTCCGAGCCGCGCGCGCTGCGCCTGGTGGTCAAACGGCTCGGCCCAGGCGGCTTCGCGGACTACGCCACGACCGTGCTGACCGCCGGTGACGTGCTGGACGTCGCGCCCGCGACCGGCGGTTTCGGACTCGTGGCGCAGCCCGCGGCGCACCATGTGATGGTGGCCGCGGGCAGCGGCATCACCCCGCTGCTGAGCATGGCCACGGCGGCACTGCGGGACGACCCGCAGTGCCGGGTGTCGCTGATCTATGCCAACCGTACGGCCCGGTCGGTGCTGCTCGCCGACGAACTGGCCGACCTCAAGGACGCCTACGTCGACCGGTTCCTCCCCCTGTACGTGCTGACCCGGGAGACGCGCGAGGCCGAGATGCTCTCCGGCCACATCGACACCACGAGGCTGCCGGGACTCCTCCGGGCGGTCGGCGCCGAACCGGACGGCCACGCGTACTTCTACCTCTGCGGACCCTGGGGGATGGTCACGTCGGTGCGCGAGGCCCTGACCCGGTGGGGTGCCGACCCGGCACGGATACGCTTCGAACTCTTCACCCTCGCCTCCCAGGACCCGCCACCACCGGCGGCCGAACTTCCCGGCGGCACCGTGCAGATCACCGCCTCTCTCGGCGGACGGACGACCGTGGCCGTCATGGCGGAGCAGGACCGGACGGTGCTGGACGCACTGCTGAGGGTCAGGCCGGACACTCCGTATTCCTGCCGCGAGGGTCTGTGCGGAAGCTGTCGCGCCAGGGTGACCCACGGAACCGTCACGACCGGCCGCCAGTACGTGCTGGGGCCCCCAGAACTCGCGGCGGGATACACCCTCGCCTGCCGTGCCCGTCCGGAGTCCGAGGAGGTGGGGCTGGACTTCGACCTCTGA
- the paaD gene encoding 1,2-phenylacetyl-CoA epoxidase subunit PaaD has protein sequence MSAALRSDLDRIRARVGAVPDPELPVITLADLGVLRSVRQDADGVVEVVVTPTYLGCPALPVIEADLRTVLAECGHPDGRVTWALSPAWTTEWISEEGRRKLAEHGIVPPGPVGAPLPVRLGLGRPCPHCGSVATRPLGPFGPTGCQTVLVCTACQESFPHMKAV, from the coding sequence GTGAGCGCGGCTCTCCGCTCGGACCTCGACCGGATCCGGGCCCGGGTGGGGGCCGTACCGGATCCGGAACTGCCGGTGATCACCCTCGCCGACCTGGGAGTGCTCCGTTCGGTGCGTCAGGACGCGGACGGTGTCGTGGAGGTCGTCGTCACACCGACCTACCTCGGCTGTCCGGCGCTCCCCGTGATCGAGGCGGACCTGCGGACCGTACTGGCGGAGTGCGGCCATCCCGACGGGCGGGTGACGTGGGCACTCTCGCCCGCGTGGACCACCGAGTGGATCAGCGAGGAGGGCCGCCGCAAGCTCGCCGAACACGGCATCGTGCCCCCCGGCCCCGTCGGAGCACCGCTGCCGGTCCGGCTCGGTCTCGGCCGGCCCTGCCCGCACTGCGGTTCCGTGGCGACCCGGCCGCTCGGCCCCTTCGGGCCGACCGGATGTCAGACGGTCCTGGTGTGCACCGCCTGCCAGGAGTCCTTCCCCCACATGAAGGCGGTGTGA
- the paaC gene encoding 1,2-phenylacetyl-CoA epoxidase subunit PaaC, which translates to MTSELRGAVAGTRNRDIAEYALRLGDDALILCQRLCAWVTNAPTIEEDLALSNIALDLLGHARTLLSLSGRSDGTNRSDDDLAYRRTERQFRNALLPELPGGDFAVTIARQLAYTHYTSLLYAELAASADEGLASFAARAAKDAEYHRLHASQWTVRLGLGTEESRRRMQAGLEHVWPYAAELFEADDLTARLDTDGTAVAPARLQAAWGREVAGVLTEAELMVPAPSWQATGGRSGLHTEAFAPLLAEFQSVFRQYPGGVW; encoded by the coding sequence ATGACGAGTGAACTCCGAGGTGCCGTCGCCGGGACGCGGAACCGCGACATCGCCGAGTACGCCCTCAGGCTCGGTGACGACGCGCTGATCCTCTGTCAGCGACTGTGCGCATGGGTGACCAACGCCCCCACCATCGAAGAGGATCTCGCCCTGTCGAACATCGCCCTGGACCTGCTCGGCCACGCCCGGACCCTGCTGAGCCTCAGCGGTCGTTCGGACGGGACGAACCGCAGCGACGACGACCTCGCCTACCGCAGGACCGAGCGACAGTTCCGCAACGCGCTGCTGCCGGAGCTCCCGGGTGGCGACTTCGCCGTCACCATCGCCCGGCAGCTGGCGTACACGCACTACACGAGTCTGCTGTACGCGGAACTGGCGGCATCGGCCGATGAGGGGCTGGCGTCCTTCGCCGCTCGCGCGGCCAAGGACGCGGAGTACCACCGCCTGCACGCCTCGCAGTGGACCGTACGGCTGGGCCTGGGCACCGAGGAGAGCCGTCGGCGGATGCAGGCGGGTCTGGAGCACGTCTGGCCCTATGCGGCCGAGCTGTTCGAGGCCGACGACCTGACGGCCCGGCTCGACACCGACGGCACGGCGGTCGCCCCGGCCCGCCTCCAGGCCGCCTGGGGCCGGGAGGTGGCCGGGGTCCTGACGGAGGCCGAGCTCATGGTCCCGGCGCCGTCCTGGCAGGCGACCGGCGGGCGGTCGGGACTCCACACCGAGGCGTTCGCCCCGCTGCTGGCCGAGTTCCAGTCGGTGTTCCGGCAGTACCCCGGAGGTGTCTGGTGA
- the paaB gene encoding 1,2-phenylacetyl-CoA epoxidase subunit PaaB, whose protein sequence is MSHEHEAAGAQAPWEVFIRPRRGLSHQHAGSVHGADADMAIAHARDLYTRRGDPVSIWVVRSDAVRASSPGEKDPFFSNGADKPYRYPQMYVPLNEADDHDE, encoded by the coding sequence GTGAGCCACGAACACGAAGCCGCCGGGGCACAGGCGCCCTGGGAGGTGTTCATCAGGCCGCGTCGTGGCCTCTCCCACCAGCATGCCGGGTCGGTCCACGGCGCGGACGCCGACATGGCCATCGCCCATGCCAGAGACCTCTACACCCGCCGGGGGGACCCGGTGTCGATCTGGGTGGTGCGTTCCGACGCGGTGCGTGCCTCGTCTCCCGGCGAGAAGGACCCCTTCTTCAGCAACGGAGCCGACAAGCCCTACCGGTATCCGCAGATGTACGTGCCGCTCAACGAGGCAGACGACCATGACGAGTGA
- the paaA gene encoding 1,2-phenylacetyl-CoA epoxidase subunit PaaA has protein sequence MEPRDWLPDGYRRMVLRQIAQHAHSEIIGMQPEASWLTRAPSLRRKAALLAKVQDEAGHGLYLYAAAETLGVTRAELLHALHSGHQRSSDTFNHPALTWADTGAIAWLTDGAAVINQAPLCRTSYGPYARAMQRVCQEETFHVRQGYDLLWALCRGTREQQEMAQDAVGRWWLPAVALMFGPPDTVDGGGDARAAALGAAVSRRSMSWGIKRHTNDELRQRFVDTVVPQAERLGVTLPDPAIRWNEERGHYDFTPVDWQVYRTALAAGAQCGRQRLAHRVAAHENGAWVRAAADAYAARRTTEGREQ, from the coding sequence ATAGAACCCCGGGACTGGCTGCCCGACGGCTACCGGCGGATGGTGCTCCGTCAGATCGCCCAGCACGCGCACTCGGAGATCATCGGGATGCAGCCGGAGGCGTCCTGGCTGACCCGGGCCCCCTCCCTGCGACGCAAGGCCGCCCTCCTCGCCAAGGTGCAGGACGAGGCCGGACACGGCCTGTACCTGTACGCGGCGGCGGAGACCCTCGGCGTCACCCGGGCCGAACTTCTCCACGCGTTGCACAGCGGACACCAGCGGTCCTCGGACACGTTCAACCACCCCGCCCTGACCTGGGCCGACACCGGGGCGATCGCCTGGCTGACGGACGGCGCGGCGGTGATCAACCAGGCCCCGCTGTGCCGCACTTCCTACGGCCCGTACGCGCGGGCCATGCAGCGGGTGTGTCAGGAGGAGACCTTCCATGTCCGTCAGGGATACGACCTGCTCTGGGCGCTGTGCCGGGGCACGCGGGAGCAGCAGGAGATGGCGCAGGACGCCGTCGGCCGGTGGTGGCTGCCCGCGGTGGCCCTGATGTTCGGACCGCCGGACACGGTCGACGGCGGCGGGGACGCGCGGGCCGCGGCCCTGGGCGCCGCGGTCAGCCGCCGTTCGATGTCCTGGGGGATCAAACGCCACACCAACGACGAACTGCGCCAGCGCTTCGTGGACACCGTCGTCCCGCAGGCGGAGCGGCTCGGGGTGACCCTGCCCGACCCGGCGATCCGCTGGAACGAGGAGCGCGGGCACTACGACTTCACTCCGGTGGACTGGCAGGTGTACCGCACAGCCCTGGCCGCAGGCGCGCAGTGCGGTCGGCAGAGGCTGGCGCACCGCGTGGCGGCCCACGAGAACGGGGCCTGGGTGCGCGCGGCGGCCGACGCCTACGCGGCACGCCGGACGACGGAGGGGCGGGAGCAGTGA
- a CDS encoding acyl carrier protein, protein MSTVRELLTELTGTSEYAEKLSDGTDLAASGIDSGDLVRLVLLIEQRMGVEITAQDMENLSTIADYERFLADRANAAPQPDGA, encoded by the coding sequence ATGAGCACCGTACGTGAGCTACTCACCGAACTGACCGGGACGTCGGAGTACGCCGAGAAACTGAGCGACGGCACCGATCTGGCCGCCAGCGGTATCGACTCGGGGGACCTCGTGCGTCTGGTCCTGCTCATCGAACAGCGCATGGGGGTGGAGATCACCGCCCAGGACATGGAGAACCTGTCCACGATCGCGGACTACGAGCGGTTCCTCGCCGATCGTGCCAACGCCGCCCCGCAGCCGGACGGTGCGTGA